A stretch of DNA from Candidatus Cloacimonadota bacterium:
AATAGCAGGGTATTTGATACTGGAGCCCAACTCAACCATAATAGTTTCTTCTGACCAGTCTAATATGGTAAACCCTTTTAATCTCTTAGTCAAACTACCAATTCGGATAAATTGTAAAACTATAATCAATACTAATATCACGAACATAGTACCTTGCATATTGAGTAGTTTTTTCCCCTTCGATCTTCTCATTTTTTTTGTCCTTTACCTTTTTTTCAATTCTCATTCTAATCTTGAATTCGTCAACTCATAACTATTTTTCTGGAGAATGTTCTATGTTAAGATATTATAAATGCAAACAGATTTATCTATAAATGTACTTTCAAATCTTCGAACATTTCCAGTACTGAAGGTAATCTCTCTTCAATATCCTCAACAGAGGATATTTTAATGAAATCCTCTAGTTTTTTTATGATTTCTATCGGATAATCTCTTTCTACATATCTCATTCCAAAATCAGCTCTCTCAGGCCGATACCTGAGATTCAACAGTGATACTAAGTGACGGTTAATGAACTGCAGGTAGCATCTCTGTGCAGCCAGCCAGTTTTTACGAGCAAGAGCTTTTTTCAACTCGATGATACTAAGCCAATCGAAGTCTATAGCAATGTGATAATACTGGTTAATTAGTTTTTCTCTATCTGCCTGTGAGGTCTCTGAACCGTTATAGATATTTTCTTTATCAAACCAGATAACGATTTTACCATGTCTATCCTGCTCAGTTAATTTTTGGGGGTTATCAGCCATAACAACAACAATATCACAGTAGAATAGTGGCGGGAAATTATTTTATTGATAGAAACATTGTGACATTCCGTGCCATGTGGGTTCCGGCATACGAAAGCGTTTAATAATTCCATAACGAGATTCCAGAAACTCATCTAGTATGGAAAAGATATTATCCGGATTGCCTTTATTAATCACGATGCTCAGATCGAGATCGGAATATTGATCTAAGTACCCGGTAGCTGCCGAACCACCTTCCCAAGCAGCTACTATCTCGGAGTGATGCTGCAAGAATTCCTTTAACTCTAATCTTAATTCATCTGTTAATGTATTCATACTATTGCTCTGGGTTGAAGTTGATCATCCAGTTGATCCCGAATTTGTCGGTCAGCATGCCGAAGTAATCACCCCAGAAGGCGAAAGCCATCGGCATGATCACCCCTCCACCTTCAGAGAGAGCTATGAATACACGGTCTGTTTCTTCTTTACTTTCGGTACAGATCTGAAGAGATATATTATTACCTTGAACGAAATTCGGTTCCCATTCTCCATCGGTAGTATCGCTACCCATGAGTACGGTCTCTTTGCTGATCGGTAATGAGACATGTAATATCTTGTCTTCCATCTCTTTGGAGACTGGAGGTGTTCCTTCGTGAGCTGCCATATCTTTGCATCTGCCAAGGTAACAAAATTCACCACCAAAGACTGATCTGTAAAAGTTGAAGGCCTCTTTGCAATTGCCTTTAAAGTTGAGATATGGGTTAATTATTGCCATTTCTTGCTCCTTTACTACTTTTAGATGAATCAAGCTGTCTGTGATATTGTTTTTTGTCTAATAGTTTTATTTGGGGAATAGAGAAGAAGGGGCTATTAACTATGTAGTTATTGGTTCCAGAGGAAGAGAAGCAAACTAAGAAGGGATCTCTTGACTACGCTCAAGATGACAAGGATAAAGAACTTTCTTTACAATTCTTCACCAAATTGGCAAGCTCTATTTAATTTAGCAATCAGATTTGGTGAAGAATCACTCAGGATGACAATGAACACAGACTGAAGTCAATTTTACGTTAACCAATAGGGAGTACACGAGTCGGATAGAGCCGACTCGTGGGATTCCTAAAGGTTTAATAAAACCAGATAGTCAGTCTAAAAACGGGGGATACTGATTAAGGTCTATACTATAGACAACGCAACACAGGCATCCTGTCTGTGATTTTTGTGGTAAATGGGACGTTACCACCCCATTTCATACTCCGGTTGACAAACTTAAGAACTTTCTCTATGCGTAGTATTGATAGACGAGGTTTTTTGCTGGACAAGAAGAGGGAGAGATGCAGAAGTTGGTGAAAATGGTTTATAGATAAGATAGAGGAGATAGATAGATGTATTTCAAGTTTTGGATTGCGTTATTAGTCCTGATCGGTTCAGTTACTCTTTGGGGTATTGAATGGGATGACTTGGCTGTTTTAACCCCAGAACAGAAGATCTTCGGACTATCGTTGATCTGGAAGGAAGCTGATTACAATTATCCCCATTTTTCTCAATTGTCTGAGCTGGACTGGGATAGCGATTATAGAAGATTTGTATCGAAAGTAATCGAAACAGAGAATATTTATGAATATTATAGAACAATCCAGCAATTTGCCGCATTACTGCAAGATTGCCATACGAGAGTTATCTATCCGCAAAGTTTTGCTGCAAAACTCGATTTCCCTTTAGTTCAGTTGAAGAGAATAGAAAGTCGAATAATCGTAACCAATGTCGGGAAAAAACACGCTGAGGTTCTTCCGATGGGGAGTGAGATCATAGAAGTAGAGAATTTGCCTATTGAACAATACTTTCTACAGGAAGCTTTCCCTTATATTTCGGCATCTAATGAAGAGGTTTTGTATAATAAGGGGATGTCGTTACTTTTTTTCGGTGAGAAAGATAGTGAAGTCATGGTCAAATTTCGTTATCCGGCAGATATTCAAATCGAACCGCAAAAAAGGGGAACTATTGAACAAGCAAGATTAGTCAGAAGCAAATTAAATGACCGTTGGAGCGTTCCTCTTGATACTAAAGAAGAGTTATTATATCATAAATGGCTCGACGATGATATCTTATATGTAGCTCTCTATAGTTTTAATGATGAGTTAATTATTAGATTGTTTGATAGCATCTTACCCGAACTTCAGAGATGCAAGGGTTTGATATTAGATCTGCGGGAAAACAGATGGGGAAGAACCGAAGTAAGTAACGAGATACTGAAAAGATTAACCGATAGAAAAATTTTTAGAGGAGTCGAAACTGAATCGAGGAAGAATGTCTCTCTCTACAAAGCTTGGGGTACTCCGATCCAGCTCTATAACTATTTACCTCCTGAAGAATATGCTGCCTACGGTAGGGGAGATGTCTGGCAGAGAGAAGAACCTGTGGAGATAGTAAATGACTTTGATGGAGAAAAAATCATGGTCCCTCTGGTTATCTTAATGGGGAGTGAAACAGCATCAGCAGCAGAAGATTTTGTGGTTATGCTGAAAGAGGCGAGAGATGATGTTATGCTGGTGGGGAGTCATAGTGCCGGTTCAAGAGGACAGGCAATCATATTGATGCTGCCGGGTGGGGGATATATTTTTGTGTCAACACAGAGAGATATTTATGGCGATGGGAAGATTTTGACAAGATATGGGGTGGAAGTTGATGTGGAAGCGGAATGGAATTACAAGGATTATCTGGAAGGAAGAGATACGGTATTGGAGAGAGGAGTTGAGGTGTTGAAGGAATTAAGAGAAAGCGATTGGGAGAAGTAACAAGGTCATGGGAAGAAGAGCAGGGATTCAACTACGGAGACACAGAGAGTACAGAGTGCACGGAGAAAAAAATAGCATCTGGTTGGTAATGAAAAATCTGGTTGACATAAAGTATCTATATATTATTGAAGTCAATCCAATTATAAATTGGTACTAATGGCATTGTGATAGTCAGTCATTGTCCCTAACATGTTATAAAGATGTCAGTTAGAGTTTATTTGACACAAAGTGTAACCTAGAGAGTTATAGTAGATAATGCCGAAGTGGTGAAATTGGTAGACGCAGTGGACTCAAAATCCACCGAGTTTCGGCTCGTGCCGGTTCGAGTCCGGCCTTCGGCACCATTAAAGAGAATAAAGACAAGGAGGCAAGCTACTTGATTAAGCTAATTGTCTGTCACTTTGTAAGTTTATAAAAGAGAATAAATTTTGGAGGAACTTCGCGTATGAAGAACATAAAGTTCGTAGCCATTACTTTGATAGTAATGTTCGGGATAATGATCCCACAATGGTTAAGCGGTGTGTCAGAAGCCGGCGTAATCTTCTTGCTTATAGAACCGGGTTCTAGACCGGGTGGTATGGGACATGCCTATGTTGCTCAAGTTGATGATGCTTTTGCCGGATATTGGAATCCGGGTGCAATGGCGTTCAATCGTAAAACTCAGTTTGCAGGTATGCATACTAACTGGTTCGGAGATATCTTTGATGATATCTATATCGAGTATCTCGGCTGGAATCAGTATTTTCAAGACATCGGCAATATCGGAGCACATGTCATCTTCCTGACGTATGGAAAACAAGACCGGATGGATGAACAGGGTAATTATTTAGGAGAGTTTACCAGTTATGAGTTGGCAGTAGCAGCAAGTTATGCCAATCAGGTTTCAGATCGTCTCGGTCTGGGATTAACGTTTAAATTCATCTTGAGTGATCTGGCTCCCGAAGGCACCGGAGAGACTGAGGTTGGTGTCAAAGGTCGCGGAATAAGCTATGCTTTTGATTTTGGTGTTAAATCACAGGGTATAGATTTCGGACAGGTTATGGTTGCTCCCTACAATGGTTTGATTGCGGCATATAACGGTATTGCTACATTAACGGGAGTTAACAAAGCCAATTATTCCGGATTTAGCTTACCGGTTCATAATCTTGATTTTGGTCTCAATCTGCAGAACATTGGTCCCAATATTGTTTATATTGACGATGCCCAATCAGATCCGCTTCCCATGAATTGGCGGATGGGATTATCATATCGCTTAATGGAATCACAATTCAATAAGTTAATCCTCAATGCAGATATGAACAAGCTATTAGCTAATGATGATCCTTTCTATCAAAGAATAATAACCGCTTGGTATGATGATCCGATGCAGGAAGAAATCGACTCAACGATCTTCAATATCGGCGCTGAGTATACCTACTTTAATTTACTCTCTCTTCGTGGTGGTTATATTTACGATAAAGCAGGAGACATTATTGGACCATCTTTTGGAGCCGGTATTCAATATACGTTTACTCAAAGATATAAGGTGAGTTTTGATTTTGCCTTCCAACAGGGTGGCGGATTAGTAGATTATAATAAAACATTTTCACTGGGCTTAGAGTTCTAAGATCCAGATAAATATGATGAATCACTCTTAGATCTGATGCAACAACCCTTCACCAAAACGGGAAGCATCCTCGAGGGAGCAATCCATTTTGGTGAAGGGTTACATTAGCGAAGAGAGCTGAAAAATCAGAGACCCTATTTACATATATGGTCTCTTCTGCTCAAGGCAACTGAAAGGACCAATGAGATTTATCAAAGATAAAGTTAACTTTTTACTACCACTTCTCTTACTCTCAAGTGTTGTTTTGACTGGAGTTTCGGGTAGAGTCGAACTAAATAAGGAGTATCCTTCCGCTGTAGATGGTTTAGCCACTCAACGCCGTATTCATCCTGCAGAACAGTATTTTCATTCCCAACGTACAGCAAGAATTGCTTCCAGAACTGCTAATTTTGATAAACTTCTCGTACTGCTCATTGATTTTCAGGAAGATGATGATCCACGAACAACAGGAAACGGAAAATTTTTATTAGAGTTCGATCCTGAATATCCTATAACAATTGGAGCACCACCTCACGACTACGAATACTTTTCAGCAATACTGGAAGCGATGAGATATTACTATTTAGCGGCAAGTTTAGGCAATTATGATCTGCAGTATGATATCTATCCCCTGGAAGATGATCCTAAATTCGCTTATACTTTACCGCAACAGATAGGATACTATAATCCGGGATTGGATAATTACGATCTTTTCGTTGCCAGGATCGAAGAATATTTCTTTGATATTTTTACTACTGCAGACAGTTACGGTGAAATCGACTTCGGTCAATACGGACATTATCTGATCATTCATGCCGGTTCGGATTGGCAACACGATATTTATGGAGACAGTCCCTCGGATCTGCCGTCTTTCTTTATCCAGGTTGGTGACGGTAAGGAGGTTTGGGTCAATGACGGCACAGTAATGATCGATCATGCCTGTAATGTACCGGAGACGATCAGTCAGGATGGTCGTTATGGGGTGATAAATGCTGTCATAGCCCATGAATTCGGACATTCGTTGGGTTTTGTCGATCTCTATAATGTTAATAATTTCTATCCGGCTGTCGGGTATTGGGACATCATGGATGCAGGGGGTATGGGGCGTCTAGTTGATATCGGCTACGACGGAGAGTTCTATGCCATAGAAGGGGGTTTACCTACTCTTCCCGGTGCATGGCATCGCTTACTCATCTGGGGTGATGTTTTTGAAGATATGGAGGTCTATAAACAGATAACCGATTTCTCCGTCGGAGAAGAGATCACAATATCAGCAGCTTCAAATCTCTACGACCAGGATAATCCGCTGCCCTATTTTGTAAAAGTACCGCTCAATGCTCAGGAATATTTGCTGTTAGAGAACAGACATGTTGATCCGGATGGAGACGGTGGTATTTATTTTAGGGGAGCAGCTCCAATAACTCCCGGGGGAACTGATTACAGGGTATTGCTTCATCCGATAGGGATCAATGACCCTACCATGAAACCTATTTATGAATACGATTGGCTGTTACCCGGCTGGATGAGTAAGAGCGGAAAGTCCTATGGTGGCGGAATTATTGCCTGGCATATAGATGAAAAGGTCATCTATGAAGAGGGCTACACCTATGCAGACGGGACTTTTGCCAGTAACTACCAGATCAACAGGATCAACACAAATCCCAACCGGAGAGGTATCAGGATCATAGAAGCCGACAATCTCCATGATATTGGTAATCCTTATTCCTGGTACTGGTATGGTACGGAGTATGAGCCGTTCTTTCGTTATAAACCTCTATTGGATGTCGATGGCGACTTTGCCGGCTGGTCTTATGAAGAGTTCAGCTATAATCTCTCCTCTACATCGAAACCGGCACTCTTGACGAATAATGGCTATCCTTCGGTATACCGGATCTATGATATCAGCTCTTCAGCCGGAATAATGACCTTTAAGTACAGCTTTGAACCATTCGAAGAGACAAACATTTTAAGCAAAGATGTTAAGATAAATTATCTGGCTTATCCGTCTATCACATCATTCCTGGGTGGAGTAAGTGAAATGCTGGTCTTTACAGAAGAGGGTGTTTACTTTTACCGACACTTATATGACAAATGGGCAGGCTTTTTAAACAACTTCGACTATTTACCGACTCATCCGGTTACTTTTTATGAAAGAACAGGATATGCGACAATTTATTATGTTACTTCAGGGAACAAGTTGATCAAAATATCAGATAATGTGAGTAATTTCACGCAAGTTGTGATGGAACTGGAGAGCGATATTATTGAAACACCCCTTCTGATTGAGAAAGATGATGATCTGCTGATCGTTATTCCAACAGAAGATGAGCTAATTATCATGAGCGAACTGGGTATCGAGTTAGAAGAGCAAATTTCTTTAGCCATGCCCAATGCCCGGGTAGTATATGATGGTTATACTTTGACAGCTATAAGTGATAATGTAATGTATTATATAACACTTCCTTTATTACTGACAGAAGCTCCTGATCACCTGCTCTTTGAACATATTCAAATGCCGACAAGTTTAGGGAGCAATTATTACCCGGTTGCTTATGCTCCGGATCAGATGATCTTCTACCAAGATGATACCGGTGATGTATATAGAAGCCGGCTTTTGTCAGGTCAGTTGGAGAACTTCTTCAACTTAACCCAATATACAACAGCAGAACCGACGCAATTGGCTTTGGGAAATATCGGGGAAAGGGTGGTCTATCTGTTCTTTGCTGCCGGTGAATATCTATTTGCTGTCGATATTGATGGTACGATGGCTCAAGGATATCCCAAATATATTGAAAACAGACATTTCCAACCGGGTGGAGATGTAAGAATTCTGGAAATAGAGGGACAAACCATGTTGGTCCTTCCTGTGACTTCGTCGAGCTCGGAAGCAGCCACCCCGAAGCATTTTCCTCGGTTGATAGATGAAGGTTATCTCTTTTATGACTTTGAGAACGGTTTACTGGCAGAAAACTCGATAATCTGGAACAGACCTGATTATCCCGACTACTTTTATTGGGAAGAACATTCTGAACGGCTTTATTTCTTCTTTGCCGATACGAATGAAAATCTTTACGAAGCTATTTTAACACAGACGGAGGAGGACCCGATAGTCTGGAACGGTTATAGAAACTCTAAATGGTCGGTGTATGAGGGGATCCATTCTCCACATACTACTCCTGTTGAAACGGTTAAAGCGTATGCCTTTCCAAATCCGTCAAGAAAGGGCGAGGTGAGAATTAGGGTTGAAGGTGGAGAAGAAAGGATAGAGTTGCAGATCTTTGATATTTCCGGGAAAAGATTGTTCAACAATATCTATGTTGAGAACATCGGATCAATTTATGACATTCGTTGGAATACTACTAATATAGCGTCCGGAGTCTATTTTGGGATTGTTAAGACAAAAGGTAAGAGTGTTAATTTTAAGGTGGCGATTGAATGATCAAGATCGATCCACTAATAGCCGCGAATAAAAAACGATGTACACGGATAATAATGAAACAAAACCAAAATTTGTCATGTCGAGCGTAGTCGAGACATCTCATCTTTGCTTGCTTAGCTTCGAAGCAGTCGGTAATGAGATCTCTCCATTACGCTGCGCTTCAGTCGAGATGACAAAGAGGAAGGATGCTTCAGTCGAGATGACAAAGAGGAAGGATGCTTCAGTCGAGATGACAAAGAGGAAGGATGCTTCAGTCGAGATGACAAAGAGGAAGGATGCTTCAGTCGAGATGACAAAGATTGGATGATAACTTAAAGTTCAAAATGTATGATTAAATATAAAAGGAGTTAAGATGAAATACTGGAGAATATCTATCTGCTTAACTATTATGCTGGTTTCAATATCAGGGGTTTTTGCCCAGATCTATGTCCCAGAAGGTGAAGAAGTTTGGTATGATGAAACGGCTTATCGGGGAGAAAGAAAATCTGCTACAACAGCGATCATTCTATCTTCGATCTTTCC
This window harbors:
- a CDS encoding nucleotidyltransferase domain-containing protein, whose protein sequence is MNTLTDELRLELKEFLQHHSEIVAAWEGGSAATGYLDQYSDLDLSIVINKGNPDNIFSILDEFLESRYGIIKRFRMPEPTWHGMSQCFYQ
- a CDS encoding VOC family protein, with amino-acid sequence MAIINPYLNFKGNCKEAFNFYRSVFGGEFCYLGRCKDMAAHEGTPPVSKEMEDKILHVSLPISKETVLMGSDTTDGEWEPNFVQGNNISLQICTESKEETDRVFIALSEGGGVIMPMAFAFWGDYFGMLTDKFGINWMINFNPEQ
- a CDS encoding PorV/PorQ family protein → MKNIKFVAITLIVMFGIMIPQWLSGVSEAGVIFLLIEPGSRPGGMGHAYVAQVDDAFAGYWNPGAMAFNRKTQFAGMHTNWFGDIFDDIYIEYLGWNQYFQDIGNIGAHVIFLTYGKQDRMDEQGNYLGEFTSYELAVAASYANQVSDRLGLGLTFKFILSDLAPEGTGETEVGVKGRGISYAFDFGVKSQGIDFGQVMVAPYNGLIAAYNGIATLTGVNKANYSGFSLPVHNLDFGLNLQNIGPNIVYIDDAQSDPLPMNWRMGLSYRLMESQFNKLILNADMNKLLANDDPFYQRIITAWYDDPMQEEIDSTIFNIGAEYTYFNLLSLRGGYIYDKAGDIIGPSFGAGIQYTFTQRYKVSFDFAFQQGGGLVDYNKTFSLGLEF
- a CDS encoding T9SS type A sorting domain-containing protein, whose protein sequence is MRFIKDKVNFLLPLLLLSSVVLTGVSGRVELNKEYPSAVDGLATQRRIHPAEQYFHSQRTARIASRTANFDKLLVLLIDFQEDDDPRTTGNGKFLLEFDPEYPITIGAPPHDYEYFSAILEAMRYYYLAASLGNYDLQYDIYPLEDDPKFAYTLPQQIGYYNPGLDNYDLFVARIEEYFFDIFTTADSYGEIDFGQYGHYLIIHAGSDWQHDIYGDSPSDLPSFFIQVGDGKEVWVNDGTVMIDHACNVPETISQDGRYGVINAVIAHEFGHSLGFVDLYNVNNFYPAVGYWDIMDAGGMGRLVDIGYDGEFYAIEGGLPTLPGAWHRLLIWGDVFEDMEVYKQITDFSVGEEITISAASNLYDQDNPLPYFVKVPLNAQEYLLLENRHVDPDGDGGIYFRGAAPITPGGTDYRVLLHPIGINDPTMKPIYEYDWLLPGWMSKSGKSYGGGIIAWHIDEKVIYEEGYTYADGTFASNYQINRINTNPNRRGIRIIEADNLHDIGNPYSWYWYGTEYEPFFRYKPLLDVDGDFAGWSYEEFSYNLSSTSKPALLTNNGYPSVYRIYDISSSAGIMTFKYSFEPFEETNILSKDVKINYLAYPSITSFLGGVSEMLVFTEEGVYFYRHLYDKWAGFLNNFDYLPTHPVTFYERTGYATIYYVTSGNKLIKISDNVSNFTQVVMELESDIIETPLLIEKDDDLLIVIPTEDELIIMSELGIELEEQISLAMPNARVVYDGYTLTAISDNVMYYITLPLLLTEAPDHLLFEHIQMPTSLGSNYYPVAYAPDQMIFYQDDTGDVYRSRLLSGQLENFFNLTQYTTAEPTQLALGNIGERVVYLFFAAGEYLFAVDIDGTMAQGYPKYIENRHFQPGGDVRILEIEGQTMLVLPVTSSSSEAATPKHFPRLIDEGYLFYDFENGLLAENSIIWNRPDYPDYFYWEEHSERLYFFFADTNENLYEAILTQTEEDPIVWNGYRNSKWSVYEGIHSPHTTPVETVKAYAFPNPSRKGEVRIRVEGGEERIELQIFDISGKRLFNNIYVENIGSIYDIRWNTTNIASGVYFGIVKTKGKSVNFKVAIE